ATGTACCtcctataattttaaaaaataccaaaaattacaatattaaaatatatcactcATTCTACTtccatatataaattttttagccTAGAATAactctaataaaatatttttaagtattactttttatatttacagtaatagaattaatttaaaattaaaatttatattagacatAATATTTGAAGTgagattaatattaattaaaaaaagatctatcattttaaataaagatcaaattaaacattgttaattgtacaatttattaaataaaataatttaaaatataatataaaatttaaattggaTTAACGTtaaacattaaaataataaattttgtatcaaatttttaatcaatttttaaaatatataattttaatatttcacaaatatttatataatattttatagaatctaaaataaaattaaactaaacttaAACTCAACTCCTTTGCATGCATAAATCATATTCTATATAGGGACCATACCGTAGCTTTCATTAATTAGAGGTTTAATATCATTTTATAATTGACAACAAAGTATTGGTTTAGATGTCAAATTTTATTCGTCATCACATTAAATCCAGTACTAAACTTCCGTTTGTCATTTTTAATAACCTTAAAAGTTAAAATCGTGATTAGATTATTGGCAGTTGAAGGTTATGCATACCTACGCCTTATTCTTTATGAAATCACAAACATACGAATGGATTATTAAGGCATGACTCGAATTAGATTAGATGGATGGTTAGCTCATTCATTTATTTAAATATgtgttgaaattttaaatttagttttgtatatgtaataatttattgccCTATAACATATTTTTAATAGAACTTCTTCAACCTATTATGAATTAGTCTTTGACAAAAAATactgcaaatatatatatatatatatatatatatatatatatatatatatatatatatatatatatatatatatatatatatatatttatttatttattgaaaaagaCATGAATGGTAGCCTAGCTACTACAGTACCTATATGACTAAAGTATTATATACTCTATTTCATGATAATAATGAAGCTAGGTTCATAAATGATAATTCTAGATATTTATTTAAAcagaaattataattaaatttattggaATTAAAATGTTTTGAAGTTTTAAATTGACAAATATTTTTAGACTGATGagcaataaactaataattaaactattttaatttgtatcttcGTCTATTTTCGTATAATCTCGATTAGCTATAACTTggaattttatttctattattgtaTAAGAACTTTGTCGACTGTTTAATTTAAAtagtaaattttatatattaaagtaAGTAATGGTAGATGAAAGTTGGGAATGGAAAAGGAATATCGGGTTCATTTAGTAAGATTGAGAGAAgtacctttttttaaaaaaatgtacaagtagaaaaaaaaattattttacatttacGCATATTTATTGAAGTATATTTTATTAGAATCAGAAAAAGTaaattatttgtatataaaaagtatctaactaataattttaataaagttATAATTATGGTCATATATATGGAAcgcaaaaattattttacacattCTATGAaatcttttatattatttatatatttattttaataaaataaaatagttgcATAGGTTATTAGCaaagaataaatatattatatttttaaaactttaattaaaattattttgttttcataataatattaaatatatacaatacACATTTTTATACACGCATACTTGTTTATACACAAACTAACACAATTTTTCTTGAAAAAGTGAAATTAATTCATTTTTGCTTCtatttttttaagaagaaaaaaaaacaaacaactcaaacaataaaataagtattttttttaaaaagtaattttgTTATAAAAGTACAAATAAATGAGCTCATTAACTAGCTTAGTTTTAATTTGTTGTAAAATCAAATATAGATAATATTGATCAATTCTAATAAAATGTCAAACTACGAAGAATAAGAAACAAAGTTCTTAGTTtagagttatttatttttaattttagaaaattaaaagttGATAATAGTATTTAGTAAATTTTCAatctaattaatattaaaataattattcagactttatttatttatctacttgtttttcttaaaaaaaaaaaaaagtgatggaCCATGGGAGTAGCAAACTATATGCAGGCTGCAGCTCATCCCCTCATCAATTTTGGGGGTTGCATTACTTGCATGGAAAATTGTTGCCGATGTTAGCCTTTTAACCAATGCTTTGTTGCCAACTATGGAAGGTATTAAACCTTCTAATTAGTGAAATTACATCTATATATAGTGATTGGTTCTTAACTCCTTAGCATACATCGGTCCATTGCCCAGTACCATACATATCAAAAACACCACAATGTCTCTTTCAGCTTCAGTTCCAGTGATGACTTCGAGTCAACCTGCCCCTTCTAACTCAACACGACGCTCTGCAAATTTTGCTCCTTGCATTTGGCACGATACTTTCCGGAAATATGCTGATTCTGAATCTTTggtatcttatttaattttgtatgATGAAATATCAGTATATTGTTAAACTTATACATATATTATCGTggtaatttttgaattattacgtatatatatattcaaaatacGGATAGTATATATCTGATCACTTCTACGCCAGAGACTCAAAATAATGCTCGAGTAAGTGTTGTAATGTGTAAATTGGATAAATTATAAGTAGTTTTAAGTCAAGTTGCTTTAACAAGAACGATAGTTGTATATGATGGGATCCCAAAGTTGTATAAAAGAAATTATCTATATTATTGTATTtctaatatgcaaatgcaacccCAGAATTTTCCATaactttttgtatatatttgacATATGttttttatgagtttaattttgatatatttaaaatattttgtatagtcgtgtgattatatttattttttaataactataTACGCCAGTTAATAAAAatagtagttattttttatgatattgtgTTATGTAATTATATGTACGTATAAAGCTGTTTTATACTGacagtgcattaaaattaaattcatgttttgttataaaatatatatatatatataattagtttatgaatttaattttgatacactgttAATATAAAATAGCTTTTCACGTACATCTAATTACGTGatcataaatcattaaaaatatttacattatttatatTGAGGTgaccactcagataaagacgcttATTTTATCTTTTGTCAAAGATGTCTTTATAttatgttttaattggtttctgtataatttattcggtgtttctgatcacatattattaaatttctcaaaaaaaaaattctttctaaaaacaataaaaaaatatttaatttggactaaaaccaaataagtaataaattaactattaaactttttttaaaattatttatataaaaaaatatatcacattcatcaaaatatatatatatatatatatatatatatatatatatatatatatatatatatataaaacaagctcAAACCTCTTAAAattgttataaataaaaaaataattaatttatattcgtataATATACAaaacaattactatattattattatattatagattaaaattcactaatttaattttttttttcgtttttaatataagcattagaaataaattaagtttttataactaaatagagtgtaacaaaatatatataatataaattagttcttaaaaaattctaaaaaatagtttcttttattttagtaaaataactatttattaaagtagacaaaattaattattttttttcatatatagtttttttaagacataaaaataattaattagaacattggttaagataattaaagtcactatttcattaaatttttaatttaaagagaaatcctagttaattttggtatagaaattttgaatttgaaaacattgataaaaattatgttgaattttgatttattttattctcatttaaattaatcactacataagttaaagttctgttttgaagttatatttgagctttaatctgatttttaaagttttaatttacttagtttgattttttaacttaggtatccgTGACTCATATTAAGGTTTTAAGTGTTTCgttgaaaaaaaataaggtaaaaaaattcaattgtcacatcaaatagtCGCTAGAACGTATAATGTAGCGGTTGTTAGTCTATCTCAAcatgtcgttaacgattttgtgagacataactattaagttgggagactaaattgagtaaatcgaaattttgaaattagattgaaataccaacataatttcagagaccaataattatctctttgttgacaattaagttgttttaatggtaattaagatctaataatggtttataataaaaaaaaaagcagtcttttgcaacaatgaacctatagtagTAGTTAGGGATGTTCATATATTAAATCATATTCATAAATCCACAGTATTTATCCGTATCAGATCTGTAATTTGTGGATATGATCTGATCTGTAAGATGATCGGATTAgatcgaatcggatccacactctaatcagatagaagtaaatatgtttaaaaaaatcGGATccacactattattattattattattattattattattattattattattattattattattattattttgtacattaaaaaataaacaggccaaattattgtcataacataatagaagtatggaagtttatcattcttctctaatggaggaaacaaaattcttttcaatagtttatttaacgtttagtagaataaaaataatttttattagaataaattttagtacgagtttaaaatttttattcatcataaaatatttatagaattacttgtagatatatttttggaaaaagaaaaaaaagcatgatttttaattttattttttaataatattaattttttactgtatataattattcaattattttttaatcatatataaataaattactcttaataagacttttttgttttattgaattatctttttaaaaaataattaattattaaaataattaaacttttcacaacaaaaataataaaaaaattatgaatgaaaaaaTTAGCCATctgttataattttttgtatttttattcatattttaattataaacataaatataatttgattatattatttatgaaatgtgactatagatgtagataaaatttagttatattacttatatatagtttcattgtattgtattgcttataaagttagattataattatgataATAGAATTGTTCTggtatttttatatgtgtgactaattAGTGGTGATAAaaaattactcttaattataaataaggtttataattaaaaaatcaaagactcaattaaaaagataaaaaaaaattatgttaaaatattctaactctttaaaataaaaatatttgaaatttaattaaaaattatttaaaatttaaactcaataaaaatttattttcaatgtgttttgtattaaatatatttaataacctattatattatatttgttgaaattaccttttataatgttaattttttaataacactttatcaaaaaaaactatttttttagaattttttaaaaattaattaatattatatattttattacacTACATCttcttataaaatatttatttatttctaatacttatattaaaaataaaaacaaaatttaaattagtgaattttaatctatcatataataataatatagtaattattttatatattgtacgaatttaattaattatttttttatttataaaaattttaagagcttgttatgtatatatatatatatatatatatatatattttgatgaatgtgatatagttttttatataaataatttttaaaaaaatttaatagttaatctgttatttttttattttaatctaaattaaatatttttttattatttttggaaagaagatcttttaaagaatttaataatatgtgatgaggaatACCGAATAAATTAtgcaaaaatcaattaaaatataacatgaaaatatctttagtaaaaaattaaataggcGTCTTCTGAATGATCACCTTATATTGATCGCATGAATAATTATTCAAAAGAACGGATATTATTATACAATAATACAAAACGCTTTGTTACATAAACAATACATCTAAATTAAAATCTTAGCTTATACACATTTTTAAAAGAAGAGTTTTGGAATAATGATTTAATTATTTCCATGTGATTTCAATATCACAGATTCAAACTATGAAAATAACCATCGAAATAATTATTAGATTAGGTTGTATACAATACACTCTTTAGATGGAGtcttttttcaaattttgcattaacaTATTTATGCATCGGATTGtcctttttataatatatattttttatttgtttttatttttttattaatgaagATAACCTAAATAAgttgaaaagagaaaaaaatatataatcttgttaattttcttttgttttttagtttttaaagagTCATAGTATTAAAATAGCCTAGTCTCATTTTGTAAACATTTCTATAATTatatagttaattaataaatcaTATTCATTTTAATATtgacttttatattttttaacttcCGTTTTGGTCTTCTTATCAAACAAATAAAAACTCTTCTTTACTTATTATTACCGGtttcgctacgttaccaacagcatatctgccaacttctgccaactcttatttataattgtatttCATGGGAGTGtatttgtggatgtgtctaataaaaatgtattttttataaccgtgtttaatagaagtgtctttatagatatattttatagatgtgtctctttatatatgtatttaaaatatattaattattagacacatctatgaacacacttccatgaaacacaaatataaataagagttagcagaaattgacagataatatgttggtaccctatacttttcctattaTTAAAATGACACAACTTCAAATAATCTTTTACGTTATATTTTTTCATAACTACAAAGATATATAATATAACTTTGTTGAAGTTAACTCATACTGAAAACTGAAAAGCAACTTTAGTAAATATTCGCTTTCACaaacattttctatttttaatactgaaaaattaaaaaatttatttaacaaccaaattaaattgagaaatgaTGATATGCATAATAACTGAAACATAAAACATTACTACTACCAGTTTGATTTGTATCtgattttatttaagaattacATCGAACGTATAACTTCCTCAACAAATCATcatataataattttcttaaaaatataataatttatatatttttttttatttgcttaaATTTTTGGATAAAATATCACAGTATCATTACATTATATTAGAATATCTATAATAGAAAGATTTAGTAttcaattcttattatttttaaaagaaaaaagaaatatcataataaatttatttagatcaAATTGAATAGTTGATCATATGTAAAGAGAAATGACGTACTCTCATcatttgttaatttgttattcctttgaattaaatattaaattgaaaACATTTGCAGGAAGTGAACGAAATCATGAAACAAGAAGTTCAAATGcataaagaaaaagtgaagatgaATTTGTCTTCTAATGACAATAATATCTTACAAAGACTAAGCTTAATTGATTCAATTCAACGATTGAGTATATCTTATCATTTTGAAAATGAGATTGACAGAATATTAGTACACATCCACAATGATTTTACGGACAAAAATCTTGCAATAGAAGAATGTGACCTTCACTTTACTGCATTACTTTTTCGTTTGCTCCGACAAAAAGGATATAACATTTCATCAGGTAcatataaaactaattttttttatcttttatatttataattacaatatTAAAAATAGCAATTATTAATTATGGATTCACACTAGTTAGTATAAATATGAATTATACAGATGTTTTCAACAAATTCAAGAATATAAAAGGAGAATTCGATGAAATAATTGTTGGTCAAGATGTTGAAGGAATGTGGAGCTTGTATGAGGCTGCACAGTTAAGAATTCATGGAGAAGATATATTAGAGGAAGCACATAAATTCACATACAATAAACTTAAGTCCATCACCAATCAATTGAGTCCATCTCTTGCTGATCAAGTCAATCAAAGCTTAGTACAACCTTTTCACAAGGCAATTCCAAGAATAATGGCAAGGTCATATATGTCTTTTTACGAAAAAGGTTCTACGCATGATGAAGTTCTTCTAAAGTTTGCAAAACTAGATTTCAATATGCTCCAGAAATGGTATCAGAAAGAAGTTGGTAGTGCCatcaagtaagtattttaaatcTAACTAAGCactttttattagatttttttaaaaagaaaagttCCTATAATCGAcaagatataattttttgtacGATTAATTATAGGTGGTGGGAGAagttagaattttcgaaaaaggcCCCTTATGCAAGAGAGAGGATAGCTGAGTTATACTTCTTTCCATTTGCTATGAACTCTGAGCCTAAATATACTACTTTTAGAAGGGTGGTGACCAAAGTGGTTCAATGGATGACTATATTTGATGATACTTATGATGTCTATGGAACAATCGAAGAACTTGAGCTCCTCACACAGGCAATCCTAAGGTAAGAATTGaccaattttatattattatgctACATATCTCAATTAAAAAGAATCTATACATGATCAAtgagtttatatttattttggtcattatcttaataatttaatttcacGATCACgtttctttcttaattagtttttaatcttTTTGTGTTTCAGATGGGATATTAGTTACATTGAATCTCTTCCAGAATGCTTTAAGGcgatttttaattcaattgtgGAACTTGTTGATGAAATAATAGAGTTAAATGCTGGAAGTGGAGAATCAGACTTGCTATTGCAATGTCTCAAACAAGCCGTAggctttatttcttattttttttaattttaaattaattattatattcatTAATCATCATTTTAATGAAGTATTCATCAATTAATTTATCTTCAGTTGTCTCATTATGCACAAGGTTACATGGATGAAGCAAGATGGTGTCATGAGGGATATATTCCACCATATGATGAGTATAAGGTTGTTGGATTTGCTAATTCAGGATATCAACCGCTTACAGTAATATTTATTGCTTTGGGAGAATTTGCAACCAAAGCTCTTTATTGGGTTTCTAATAATATTCCACCCATCCTACTAGCTTCGACACTTATTGCCAGACTCACAAATGATTTGGCTTCACACAAGGTAtattgttagagatataattatttatatatctctttctattatcttaaatttaaaaaaaaataatttgttgacATAATATTAgaacttttataataaaaaaaaatttagaattcgaTCGTCTtctaaaaaaatagcataaaataaataaaaaaattataaaaaaaatcaagtaaAACCCAAAAAATTCTTATTTAAGAAGActgtgttaaaaaaataattt
This region of Arachis hypogaea cultivar Tifrunner chromosome 8, arahy.Tifrunner.gnm2.J5K5, whole genome shotgun sequence genomic DNA includes:
- the LOC112708427 gene encoding (-)-germacrene D synthase-like, with product MSLSASVPVMTSSQPAPSNSTRRSANFAPCIWHDTFRKYADSESLEVNEIMKQEVQMHKEKVKMNLSSNDNNILQRLSLIDSIQRLSISYHFENEIDRILVHIHNDFTDKNLAIEECDLHFTALLFRLLRQKGYNISSDVFNKFKNIKGEFDEIIVGQDVEGMWSLYEAAQLRIHGEDILEEAHKFTYNKLKSITNQLSPSLADQVNQSLVQPFHKAIPRIMARSYMSFYEKGSTHDEVLLKFAKLDFNMLQKWYQKEVGSAIKWWEKLEFSKKAPYARERIAELYFFPFAMNSEPKYTTFRRVVTKVVQWMTIFDDTYDVYGTIEELELLTQAILRWDISYIESLPECFKAIFNSIVELVDEIIELNAGSGESDLLLQCLKQALSHYAQGYMDEARWCHEGYIPPYDEYKVVGFANSGYQPLTVIFIALGEFATKALYWVSNNIPPILLASTLIARLTNDLASHKFEQQREHAASAVECCMKQYGFSEEEAHEFIKKDINNYWKDINEEYLKLIEYIPRPVLDCIVNMARICEFLYANFGDKITDCALCKDHIAPLFLDPVVV